In the genome of Mycolicibacterium aromaticivorans JS19b1 = JCM 16368, one region contains:
- a CDS encoding universal stress protein — MATIVVGIDGSPASVKALRWAVEEARLRGATVRAVYAWSFPFRDGEIAHLAAEAAHDALQQEAEQSAQNAVRQALGADADAIECVVTEDSPAQALTQAARDADLLVVGSRGRGGFAGLLLGSVSSQCAQHAPCPVVIVRP; from the coding sequence ATGGCCACCATTGTCGTTGGAATCGACGGCTCCCCCGCGTCGGTGAAGGCGTTGCGCTGGGCAGTGGAGGAGGCGCGGCTGCGCGGCGCGACGGTGCGGGCCGTCTACGCCTGGTCGTTCCCGTTCCGCGACGGCGAGATCGCCCACCTCGCCGCCGAAGCCGCCCATGACGCGTTGCAGCAGGAGGCCGAACAGTCGGCCCAGAACGCGGTCCGCCAGGCTCTGGGAGCCGATGCGGATGCCATCGAATGCGTCGTCACCGAGGATTCCCCCGCCCAGGCGCTGACCCAGGCCGCCCGTGACGCCGATCTCCTCGTGGTCGGCTCCCGTGGCCGCGGCGGTTTCGCCGGGCTGCTGCTGGGCTCGGTGAGCTCCCAATGCGCCCAGCATGCCCCGTGCCCGGTCGTGATCGTTCGTCCCTAG
- a CDS encoding SHOCT domain-containing protein: MCGYEWGNGWHGGWGGGGIVMGVLMVLLVVAVIVAIIFAVRYLSGGGSSHHRGGPGPDGMRAEDRLADRFARGEIDEDEFRRRMTLLREHR; this comes from the coding sequence ATGTGTGGATACGAGTGGGGTAACGGCTGGCACGGCGGTTGGGGCGGCGGCGGCATCGTGATGGGTGTGCTGATGGTGCTGCTAGTGGTTGCGGTGATTGTGGCGATCATCTTCGCCGTCCGCTATCTGTCGGGTGGCGGCAGCTCCCACCACCGGGGCGGCCCGGGCCCGGACGGGATGCGCGCTGAAGATCGGTTGGCCGACCGCTTCGCCCGAGGTGAGATCGACGAAGACGAGTTCCGGCGGCGTATGACACTGCTGCGGGAACACCGCTGA
- a CDS encoding ArsR/SmtB family transcription factor, giving the protein MEMASTSAEIQRVELAPAAALFRSLGDPTRLAIVRRLAAGPARVVELVQAVGLAQSTVSKHLACLRECGLVDSEPVGRASLFRLTQPALIDVLASAQTVLEATGEAVAVCPTYGIDSCASETP; this is encoded by the coding sequence ATGGAGATGGCGAGCACCTCGGCAGAGATACAGCGCGTTGAGCTGGCCCCGGCGGCAGCATTGTTTCGGTCCCTCGGGGACCCCACCCGGCTAGCGATTGTGCGTCGGCTCGCCGCTGGCCCCGCCCGCGTTGTAGAGCTGGTGCAGGCAGTCGGGTTGGCACAGTCGACCGTGTCCAAACACCTTGCCTGCCTGCGGGAGTGCGGTCTGGTGGACTCCGAGCCGGTCGGGCGGGCCTCGCTGTTTCGGCTCACCCAACCCGCACTGATCGACGTACTCGCCTCCGCCCAGACCGTGCTGGAGGCCACCGGTGAAGCCGTGGCCGTCTGCCCGACATACGGCATAGACAGCTGCGCCTCCGAAACGCCATGA
- a CDS encoding sulfocyanin-like copper-binding protein, protein MGTHRRSRDLAIALGAVVVAIACAVALSIGMAMRHNRTAANPPYPTGPGVGPGMMGSGQWGPGMMGPGMMGPGRSPAVTSCAAPALSGTVVDVTLTDMHAMMGPGGMMGPGGMLGPGWNGQSGSGPNGYQGPGMGMMGMMRILINPATVPPGQVSFRVTNAGAINHELVVLPLAKGQYLGQRAIGPDGKVDEAGSLGEASRTCGADRGDDNPSNTGIAPGASGWTTVTLTPGRYELICNITGHYWTGMYAELDVSPPK, encoded by the coding sequence ATGGGCACCCACCGGAGATCACGCGACTTGGCAATCGCACTCGGCGCGGTGGTGGTCGCCATCGCATGCGCCGTGGCATTGAGCATCGGAATGGCGATGCGCCATAACCGCACCGCCGCTAACCCGCCGTACCCCACCGGCCCAGGAGTGGGTCCGGGAATGATGGGCTCCGGGCAGTGGGGTCCGGGGATGATGGGGCCTGGAATGATGGGGCCTGGGCGGTCTCCGGCTGTCACATCCTGTGCGGCACCGGCATTGTCGGGCACCGTTGTTGACGTCACCCTCACCGATATGCACGCCATGATGGGCCCTGGCGGCATGATGGGCCCGGGGGGCATGTTAGGGCCGGGTTGGAACGGCCAGTCTGGCTCCGGGCCGAACGGCTACCAAGGCCCTGGGATGGGAATGATGGGGATGATGCGCATCCTCATCAATCCGGCCACTGTCCCGCCGGGTCAGGTGTCGTTCCGAGTGACCAATGCCGGTGCGATCAACCATGAATTGGTCGTGCTGCCCCTGGCAAAAGGCCAATACCTCGGGCAGCGTGCCATCGGTCCCGACGGCAAGGTCGATGAGGCCGGCAGCCTTGGCGAAGCCTCACGCACCTGCGGCGCTGACCGTGGTGACGACAACCCGAGCAACACCGGCATCGCGCCCGGGGCCAGCGGCTGGACCACCGTCACCCTGACACCGGGCCGCTACGAATTGATCTGCAACATCACCGGTCACTACTGGACCGGAATGTACGCCGAACTAGATGTCAGCCCACCCAAGTAG